The Breoghania sp. L-A4 sequence GAACTGGAGGGCATGTGCGGCCGGCTGACGGCGCGGCGGATCTCCTCCGAGGATCTGGCGGCGCTGCGCGAGGCGATGGAAGCGTGCGAAAGCGCCTTCGAGGGGGGCGACGCGGACGCCTACTACTATGAGAACGAGCGCTTCCACCATGTGATCTACCGCGCCTGCGGTAACAGCTTTCTCACCGGCCAGGCGATGACGCTGCACCGGCGGCTGAAACCCTATCGCCGGCTGCAGTTGCGGGTGCGCGGCCGCATGCGCCAGTCGCTGGTCGAGCATCGGCAGGTGGTGGAGGCGATCGCCGCCGAGGACGCGGAGGCCGCCCAGCGCGCGCTCACCGATCACGTCATCATCCAGGGTGGCGGCTTCAACGATCTGGTCGCCGGACTGGAGCGCCAGGCGAAACTGCGCGCCGCGTCGTGAGCCGCACGGGGCTGGTACGGGGGAGGGCGCGGCCCCATATTCAGGGCATGACCAGACGCGCCACCGCTTCTCTCACCGTGATCGTTGCAGCTCTTCTGGCCTGTGCCGCGCAGGCGCAGGTCGTGGTTCCGCTGCCCGTGGTGCCGCGCGCGCCGAGCAACACAGACGGGTTCCTGAAGCAGCGGGATTCGCTCAACCGGCTGCTGGAAGACCAGAGCCGGACGCGCGACGCCAATCAGGACAAGCTGCGCGAGGCGGAGCAGCGGCGCAAGCAGGCCGAACGCGAGCGCCGCCGAAAGGCGCCCGAGACGCCCTATGACCGGCCTGTGGGATCGCTACCCTCGAACCATCCGTGAGATCAGGTCGTCGCGCACGACGAACTGATGATACAGCGCCGCGCCGATGTGCATCAAAACGGCGGCCGTCATGATCCAACCGAGATACTGGTGCAGGCCGAGGAACAGATCGGCGGTCGCCTTGTCCTTGGCGACGATGGGCGGCAGCGTGACCGTCCAGAACACCTTGATCGGCGCGCCAAAGGCGGAGGTACCGATCCAGCCGACGATCGGGCTCGCCAGAAGGATGACGTAGAGCACGGTGTGCACCGCATGGGCGGCGAACTTCTGGATCATCGGCATGCCGGCGGGCAGCGGCGCGGGCCGGTGGTTGATCCGGTGGATCAGCCGCACCACGGTGATCACGAACAGGACCACGCCCATGGACCGATGGAAATCGAACAGAAAATTCTGCATCGGCCCGCCGCTGATCCGCAGCATGGCAAGCCCCGCCGGGATCATGCTCAACACGCATGCGGCGGTCAGCCAGTGCAAAAAGCGCGCGGTGGCCGTGTAGGCCGGTGTCTGTGTCTCAGTCATGGTCTTTCCCCTATCCCGGCGGCCACTGTAGCGAACGGATGGGCGCGTGGGAATGCCGCAATGTCAGTGACTTGCGGCAAAAACGATGTGTTGCGCGTCAGGCCGGGACGGCGAGAAAATCGTGGTGGCTGACGATGATGCGGGAAGTCCCGCCGGTGATCGCCGCGAGCCGGGCGGCTTGCCAGTCCGCTGCGTCGCCCGCGGGGATACCCATGTCCAGCGCGGCTTGCGCCCAGCCGCGCACCAGCGCCTCCTGAAACGCCGTGTCCGCCGGCTCCGCGTCCCAGTCCGACGGTGCGAAGGCGACCGAAAAACCGGCCGCCTCGAAACGCTTGACCGCCTGCAGCACCGCGCGCGGGCCGAGCGCCGGGCCAAAACCCTTGTCGCCATACTGATGCTTGTTGACGGCGCCGCGGACCGTTTCGTCCAGCGGATGCTCCGGGTGACAACTGATGCGCCCGTCGTAGGTGAGCGCGGCGTAGAAGGGGACGCGGCGCGCGGCGACGGCGGCGACGAGACCGTCCAGCCACTCGGCGGACACGAGATCGAGAAACGCCGACGTGGTCAACAGGTCGACTGGATCGTCCAGCAGCGGCTCGACGCCATGCGCCAGATCCACCTGCAGGGTTTCGACGGCCAGCTCCGGGAACTCAGCCTGCGCCCGGGCATGGGCGGCCGCGACGAGCGTCCGGTCGTGGTCGGTGAGCCGCCAGATCTGATCCGCCGGCAGCACCGGTTGCATGGCGCGAAGGGTGGAGCCGGTGCCCGACGCCAGATCGGTGATGCGCGGCGCGGGGATTTGCGCGCAAAGGGCGGCGGCGCTGGCCAGAATGCCGGGGTTGCGGGCGCGGGCGTCCAGCGGCTCGCGCAGGCTGAGCCATTCGGTGGAAAAACCGCTCATGAAGCATCCTCATCGGCGGGGATCTTGGGTGTGGCGTTCTCGACGGCCTTGGCGAACAGCGCGGCCGTGGCCTCCCAATCGGGAAAGCCGTGCGCCGCATCGCGGGAGGCCGCGGCGCATCGGGCGCGAAGATCCGCATCCCCGATCATCCGCCGCAGACCGTCGCCAAAGCCCTCCGTGTCAAACGGGTCATACAGCAGGCCGGTGCCCGGCGCGATAGTCTGGGCCACGGCGCCCGCGCCCGTGGCGACGATCGGCAGCCCGCGCACGGTGGCCTCGGCAAAGGCCATGCCGTATCCCTCGTAGCGGGTCGCCAGCACGAAGACATCGGCTTGCGCATAGAGCGCGTCGAGATCCGCGGCCGACAGGGCTCCGCGCAGCGTGACGCGGCCGCCAAGCCCTTCGGTGGCGACCATGTCACGCAACAGATTCGCGTGGCCCGGATCGAGCCGGTCGCCGCCGGCGATGTCCAGTCGCCACGGCAGGGCGCGCAGGGCCGCCAGCGCCTTGATCAGCACGTCGTGCCCCTTGCGCGGCACCAGCGATCCGACGCTGACCAGCCGCACGATGCCGTCATGCGCGCGGGGGGCGGCGAGAGGCGCGCGGTCGGTCCCGGGCACGACAACGGTGATCTTGCTGCGCGCGACGCCGAAATCGCGGACAAGCTCCTCCGCCGTGGCGGGGCTTGAGACGATCACGGCGCGGGCGGCTTTGAGGCTGCGCGTCTCGCTGTCGCGCAGCGCCGCCTGTTGGGCCGCATCGAGCCCGGTTTCCAGCGCCAGCGGATGATGCACCAGCGCGATGATCGCACGCTCGCGCGAAAGCGCCTCGGCTTCGTCGGGAAGAATGCCGAAGGCCAGCCCGTCGATCACCAGCGGCGTGTCGTGCGGGACGCTTCGCAGCAAGGACAGCGCCCGCGCCTTCGCGTCCCGGTCAGCATGCGGGTCGCCCAGCGGCAGCGCCTCGACATGCCAGCCGAGCGCGCGCAGGCCGCCGATCATTCGCCGGGCATAGCCGTAGCCGCCGGTCGGCGTGTCGAGGTCTCCGGGATAGGCGAAGGTGAGGCGGTGCGGCGTCACTGGGCGACGGGCCCCTCGTACCAGGCGCGGGCCACATGGCTTTCCGAGAGCGTCACGCGGATTGCCGCGATCTCCATGCCGGGGCGGCCGAGCGCATCGGCACGCGCCGCGGCGGCCAGGCCGTCATGGATGTGCTTGGTCAGGAATTCCGTGGTGGTGTTCCGGCCCGCGAACTCGGGCACCGCGTCGAGGTTCTTGTAGTTCAGCGGCTCGATGATGGCTTTCAGCGCCTCATGCGCGCGGCCGATGTCGATGACCACGCCGTTGGCGTCCAGCGCCGAGGCCATGAAGGCGGCGTCGATGACGAAGGTCGCCCCGTGCAGCGCTTGCGCGGGGCCGAACAGCGCGCCGGAAAACGAGTGGGCGATCATGATGTGGTCACGGACTTCGACGGCAAACACGGGCAGGCTCCTGATGGTCTCGGGTTCAGCTTATGTCACAGGCAACGGGTGCTGCGGCCGGATAGCGCACCACCTGGCACAGGGTTGCGGCGTCCGGCGCGAGCACCCGCGGCAGGCAGTGCGGCAGATCGGCGAATGCGACCGGTTCCTCCAAGAGCGCATCCAGGCACGGGTCGTCAAGCAGGCGGATGGCGGTGGCCAGCCTGCGGGCATGGTCCCAGCGCGGCCGCCGGGCGGGCGGGATCTGCCCGACCTGGCTGGAG is a genomic window containing:
- a CDS encoding 6-carboxytetrahydropterin synthase translates to MFAVEVRDHIMIAHSFSGALFGPAQALHGATFVIDAAFMASALDANGVVIDIGRAHEALKAIIEPLNYKNLDAVPEFAGRNTTTEFLTKHIHDGLAAAARADALGRPGMEIAAIRVTLSESHVARAWYEGPVAQ
- a CDS encoding glycosyltransferase family 4 protein is translated as MTPHRLTFAYPGDLDTPTGGYGYARRMIGGLRALGWHVEALPLGDPHADRDAKARALSLLRSVPHDTPLVIDGLAFGILPDEAEALSRERAIIALVHHPLALETGLDAAQQAALRDSETRSLKAARAVIVSSPATAEELVRDFGVARSKITVVVPGTDRAPLAAPRAHDGIVRLVSVGSLVPRKGHDVLIKALAALRALPWRLDIAGGDRLDPGHANLLRDMVATEGLGGRVTLRGALSAADLDALYAQADVFVLATRYEGYGMAFAEATVRGLPIVATGAGAVAQTIAPGTGLLYDPFDTEGFGDGLRRMIGDADLRARCAAASRDAAHGFPDWEATAALFAKAVENATPKIPADEDAS
- a CDS encoding SAM-dependent methyltransferase; translation: MSGFSTEWLSLREPLDARARNPGILASAAALCAQIPAPRITDLASGTGSTLRAMQPVLPADQIWRLTDHDRTLVAAAHARAQAEFPELAVETLQVDLAHGVEPLLDDPVDLLTTSAFLDLVSAEWLDGLVAAVAARRVPFYAALTYDGRISCHPEHPLDETVRGAVNKHQYGDKGFGPALGPRAVLQAVKRFEAAGFSVAFAPSDWDAEPADTAFQEALVRGWAQAALDMGIPAGDAADWQAARLAAITGGTSRIIVSHHDFLAVPA
- a CDS encoding cytochrome b, producing the protein MTETQTPAYTATARFLHWLTAACVLSMIPAGLAMLRISGGPMQNFLFDFHRSMGVVLFVITVVRLIHRINHRPAPLPAGMPMIQKFAAHAVHTVLYVILLASPIVGWIGTSAFGAPIKVFWTVTLPPIVAKDKATADLFLGLHQYLGWIMTAAVLMHIGAALYHQFVVRDDLISRMVRG
- a CDS encoding GntR family transcriptional regulator — its product is MADRLRDQLEQEIVTGVHAPGARLDEVKLAERFKVSRTPIREAFQQLSASGLLELKPRRGAFVRSAGINEIIEMFEVMAELEGMCGRLTARRISSEDLAALREAMEACESAFEGGDADAYYYENERFHHVIYRACGNSFLTGQAMTLHRRLKPYRRLQLRVRGRMRQSLVEHRQVVEAIAAEDAEAAQRALTDHVIIQGGGFNDLVAGLERQAKLRAAS